The Alligator mississippiensis isolate rAllMis1 chromosome 11, rAllMis1, whole genome shotgun sequence genomic interval ATAGGAGGCGCACCTGCTTTAATCAAACAGTCTGCTTACAgagttaaaagtaaaaaaaaaaaaaaaaatagagcaaggTTACTTCCTCATCACTACAGCACGTAGTCAAATGAAACTAAGTCATGAGGCTAATTAAGAGATGTTAATGCAACTGCTATCAAGCAGTATAGCAGGAAATGAGGTCTCCAACTTGTTTATTGCTGCCTCTTGTCTGGTTCAGAATCTTCCctcaaaaatacatttaaaggacaagaaaataaaaaactgTTTAAATGCCTTCTGCTTCCACTGATTTGAATGGGGTGGGATCACGCGCTATAAGAAGTTTTGAACAGAGCCCCTATCAACACTATTACTTTTAATTGTATTTATGACCAGTTAATGATCTGGTCAGTGAACACAATATTTTCACAGCAGAGATCTAGCTTGTTCAGCAGTATGGCAGAATCACATTTGTTTTAGCATGATTGACTGACTCCCAGTCCTCTAAGCAGCTGGACTCCAGAGGAGTGCAGCCGTGCAGTACGTGGCgccgcagacatgtctgcggcaccacatactgcacgttgAGCTGTTCTCTgcaatgggtttttttgacctctggatacccaggggtcaaaaaatacctgTGCAAAAAATAAGAAGACCGGTGCATACGAGGGCAGCATACACTGTGTAAAATcaaagcctggccagctgaagccatgctctggctgctgatcaggttccaagtggcaggatcactgctgctggagccccaggaggcccccaggacctcaggtaaggctgctggggccagtccagtgctggccctagcctccccaactccacctggggtaacctgccaagtgccagagggtgcatggcacaggcatttccacgggacaactagtggcagcacaagatatcccactgctaattgtccccagggaGCTGATCATCCAcgcttgtgtggatgtgccctgaaAGTGCATGCATGCCTCCTGTGGTTCATATGCTGCTTGCTGTTACTTTCCATGTTCATAAACTCTAgtagaaaacatttattttaaagccaTACCATAATTATTACAGAGAAATCAACATATGGAGGTCTGAACAAAGCCGTTTATAATAGTTACAAATGACCCTTTAATTGTCCAGCTTTATTAAGAGTAGTGCTACATATTTATTTACCAACACTGAAATGCCCCACAGGATGGTTTTCTTTTACTAGAGAAACTATTGGATTTAGACTCTACATGCAGTAAAAGGAAGTAAAAACTTTTCACAGCTACATTGGTGAAGTGACTTTCACCAGAGGCCAATAAACCCAGATCTCTTTGCTATGCCTTCAAGCCTTATTAACAAATACAAGCCTGGTTGCATTAATATTGTATCAGTAACTTAGATTTCAAAGTTCATACCTCTACAACAGTGTCTCACTGTGACTTTTCCTTTCACAGCTCTGAAGCTGATGCTCATTTATTAAATGCCTCCAGCTCTCCAGATTTGTGAGGCACTCAGAAGTCATTAAGAAATGAAGCCCTCTTAGCCTTTTTTTGGCAAGTATGCTGACATCTTCTGTCAGGTAGCAACGTAAATAAATAGCTGTTACCACCTCAATTTAGCAGATTAATTTCTCAAGGATAGATCCTACCCTTTATTAGGTAATTAAAGTCTTACTAGTAAGTGCCACTTTGCATTTGGAACGGTTAATATTGTCTTAATCAAACAAGTGGTAGTATATCTTTCTGCTGGACCAGGTTGCTAGGATTCTGAGCTCTCACTTCTAATTTCTGGCACTATCACTGATTTCTTGTCTAAGTTCAGGTAAGTCACATCTGTACTCCTGATCCCTATAATCAAATTAGATGAATATCTTAATTAATATTTGGAAAGCATTTTTGCAACATTCTGGGAAAAAGGTGCTGCTGAAATCAAAGGAAGGTCTGTGGCACAGGGACTGCCATTTTCTCTAAATCTATAGCTTACCCAACACAAGGCAGTTCCAACCTGTTTGGATGTTTGGTGCTACTTCAAAATaagtattaaaaatattattcAGGATAAAAAGTGTATAAAGCTAGAATTGCCACTGTTGTGAATAAAATCAGaaatctgtttgtttgtgtgaGGTGGCTGGATTTTGTTAAGTGTTTGGAGCACAGCATGCTTTCCTCGTCTGAACTATACAGGTTTCTTCCTTCATTTGTGTGTTATATTGTTGCTTGTCTTTGCAGGAGATAAAACATTCTTGGGAATGGGTCCAAGACTGTGGAATGAGCTCCCTCACAAACTGAGAACCATCACAAACCTCAGAAACTTCTGCACAAAGAGCAAGTCATTTCTTTGACCCTGCCTCCTTTAATATACATACATAGCAGCAcatatattaaaaacatttaccaaaacaaaacacttccctGCTTATGCTATTGCATCTGGGAACATGGTGAGACAACCAACATCATATGATAAATGTTAGTCACATTGCTTAATATATTACTGGGAAGCACTCCTATCATAGGGTGAtaaacacagtaaaaaaaaattttaaaaatctatacAGAATTGCCCTAGGCTTGTTTCTTATAGCACAGGAACTTTATGTCAAGGTACAAAGTGCTGAATATATAAGCTATTCCTTGAAATTTAGCAAACAAGCGTTTATTTTAAGTATGATTGATTTCTCTTGTCCCTATACACAACATTTTCAGAACTGAAGGAAACCCAGAGTTACTTACATTGGTGCTCTTTTTGAATGCTGCTGAGTCATTCTTACttacaaaagaaacaaacaaaaaccaaccatTTTACTGCAACCATACAAAAATAGAGCATGTAACAATATTTTAACTCTTCtaaaagttagacaagttttatGAGAAAAACTGAAGCTTTTGAAACCAGATCACTTCAAAGTCTAGGCATACGTTGTCTTCTTTTACTTTCAGTTCTATTTGCACTACAGTTCAACAATTTATAGCTCTTCACCATTGCTGACAATGTGTTTTCTTTGTTTCCAAATGAAATGTTATTCTCATATATTGCAAGACATTTAGGAATGGAGATCATCTAATGGTTCCTGTTTTGCTTTCTTTAGTGCAACAAGTGTATGACTCCAGAAGTGCTATGCACTTTAGATATACAGTGTATGGCAGTGAAAAGTCATATAGTATAAAGATGCTACTGGGAGAGAAGTTATATTCAGAATAGAAAGGGGGGCAATTCCAAGGACACTGTTCCACAACTGGAGGCAGATGAACCCTGCTCATGCATTGGGAAGAGAAGATATATCCACATTAGCTCTGGGGTTTTCGTTGCATCCCTGCACTAATGTATCATTAGGAAAAATGTAAATTATTAAACAGGAAATTCCTTCTCTCTCTATTTTTCCCCCATGGTCAGCTTGgaacagactggggggggggggggggggcggggtttgcTTTCCTTGTGGGGTTGGGGAGAacagtgtgcacatgcacatatgtgcatgcctgtatggccatcttccttggatctcttaagTGTATTGTGATAACCCTTACAGTAGCAGCACATTGGCCACTGTTGTCCCTCTACCTTACCTGTGTTAGGTTGGGGTGTTatatcttgtggttgtgtcaaggttgattgtgtagttttattaataggttagacaatggatctgtataggatggcttggatagggatgttcCTGGTTCTGGTGGggggttgactagatgacctctgaaggtgctgtccagctctacttttctacgATTCTTATAAGTagattttatttctaattttaatattttttctgatttttctacATGCTGTTAAGTCTGCTTActttttaatcatttaaaaatatgggTTGGGAATTGCATTCTAAATTTAAAATGGCATGTACAATAAAAAGAATCAATTTAATATGATGTTTTGTCTAACTTCATTTTAATTTAACAACGGTCTCACAAGAATGAACAGCAAAAATTTACAAACGTAAAAGATTCTTAAAACGTTCTTATTTTAGTCATACTGAAGTCTTAGGTCCAGATCCTGCAAAGTAGTATCTTCTATAGGACTACTCCTAGCTTGCAAAATTAAGCACACAAAGCTGTAAGTCTTTACAGTATTGAGGTCTGAGCATTTATTCTACATCCAAACTGTTAACCATATCTCAGCTGGGAGCCAACTAAATTTTTTCACTATGCCTCTGTTTTTTATGACCATTTTATGTTGCCATTGCGCACACAGTCCCTAACTGCAAAGGCTTCCTGGCATTGTCTGTATCCATCACTAAAATATGACATTAAGAGAAGCAGCTGACCAGAAATCTTACTCTGGAGCTTCAGAAAAGAGTATTGAGACATTCACACTTATTATTGAAGTTACAGGAAACTCTGGGCAAAAAGTCTAAATATAAATGCTTATTTTattaggaaaagaaaatgataaaattacaaaattaaaatatattttaaaggaacATAAAAATCAACAATCTATAAAAAACTCATGCATGAATGAAGCATGCTTCATTCTGTTAATACTTTGAATACTGAACTTGTACATCAAGTTAAATGTTGAGAATGAatatttgaaacatctttatttttGGACTGGGTGGATATTGAAGAAAAACTTCTAAGGCAAAATGAAAATCCTCATCCAGAGTCCAAAAATGTAGGGAGACCCTAAAAATGTAGCAGAAGCATTTCCGCACACTGATTTCAATAGTCGAGTTTGTGCAGAAATGATTCCACTAGATTCATAGAGTACCTTTGAGGCAATGGCAACTCTTTACTTCATTAGCTTTTTGACCTCTTCCAGCTCTTCTATGGGTTTCCATTGCTGGTGCAACGTCAAGAGCTATaagaaattaaggaaaaaaaaaaaaaagaaagggttaGAGCAAGTtactaacccctccccccccaaacaataAAGAAGCAATTATTTCCTCTACAGATGTGGTCTATTTTTATACTATGCAGCAGTGTATACAACCTCTGTGTATGAAGAAAGCCTGTTTAgtaaataacttttaaaagaaGTAAGCAGAAGTACTGTCTGACCACATAAGTTACCTTTAGTAAATTATCACAGGGAAAAAAGGAATTCTGTGGACACTAAATAGTTCTAAAACTCAATTAATTATTGTATTGATCCTGGGATCACTACAAATATTTTAAGTACTACGTTTTTCAGTAAAACAGACTTAAGAACAGTATTATTTATAAGCAGATAGGCATGGCCCAGTATTACTTGTATACCCAGAACTTCAACTGAAATCAGTGGACTGAAATATTAACAGGAGTTGCATTTGTTAAGCACACTCCAGGATTAGGTCAGGAATGTAGGATCAGACCTATAAAAGAACAGCTGGAGGTGTAACAGATAAAGACGTGGGTTAGAATATATTTCCCATGTATCTTTCATTTTTCCATTAATATTTTGCCAACTATGATATACTTATATATTTTACTCATTGATTTTTTTGTTGGCAATTCACCAATATGTATTTGATATCAATTGCTTTGTGGACAAAAAATAAGTGTATTTGATTACCTTCCTAGGCTTGGTAGGATCCACTCTTTCCCAAGGTTCTGGATTACCAGACTTGTTAATActaaaaaatacaaaattcatAACAGAATATTACACATTAGGATTTGATGTTGTACTCTTAGGTGAGTAGTCTTACCAGCTATTTGCGTAAATAAAAGGTTGTACATGCAAAGGGTTCTTAGATTTAAaactttgggtagggggctgtgcCCTTAACGTGTAGTTTCTATACCAATGTGTTAACATTGCTTAATATTTAATCGTATTATGTTATCATAAGGGGAGTCAGACTGAAAATCAAAGCCGGGGATGGTTAATAGCTACAGGAATTGTTAGATCCAAGGCTAATGGTGCCCACATCCTTGAAATCAATTTTAAAACTCCCATGGACTTCAAGGATAAGACCCTAACCAGGTAgctaaagaatttaaaaataatgggTACCAAATACTCCTCTTTAGATATGAGCTATGGAAACACTGCTATTTAACAACCTGGGTATCAAAAACTGCTCTCTAGATAGGAGCGAGGGAAGCACTGCTATTTAATAGCCTGATTTAATATCTACAAATAGGACTTTATTAATAAGGACCTTGAAGGAAGAGCGAGGGGGGTGAAGAAAGTAAGGGAATCCCTGAATACTGATTGATGCTTGGAAATACAGGATTGCGATTTGTGTAGCTCTGCCGCAGGAGaaggaaataaagcaaaataacAAAAACGCTGTGTTGTGAACAATTACAtcctttaaataaaaatctttctttgcaaccTGTGAAAATACAGTCTGACTGGGCTGGCTATCTACATTTAAACCTAAGAGCATTGAAGATCAACTACATTTCAACTGGTGACAAAAATACCCGATTTTCTGAGCAGCGCATTGGATCCAAGCGGGGGAATAAGTGAGGGGCTGCCATGTCAGCAAATCAACTTCTGAATAAAGAAATGCCACGGGCGGATTCGCATCCCAACCCCACGAGTGTCTGCAGAGAAAGGGCGGGGGGTCTCCTTACATGACGTCCGTCTTGCTGACCAGGGCATAGACACAAGCAGAGACAGCCCCAACCGCGGCGAAGGCCACAAACCcgaccagggggatgagctggaagACAAGAAGCGGGTCAGGAACGAGCTGTGCCGGGAGCGGCGCGAGGGGAGGCTCCCACCTGCCCCGCGCTGCCTGGACGCGGCGGCTCGGCGCCCAACTTACTTCTTTCTTTTTCCGCAGCAGGTGGAAGAAGCCCGTGTTCCCCATCCCGCCGACCCGCAGCGCAACACAGCACTGCCCCAATCGTCCGGGAACCGCCCCGGCTGCCCTTATATCCCGCAGCGCCGCCCCAGGCTGGCCGCCGCCCCGCTCGCCGGTCCCGGGCGCGCCCGCTCCccgccctgcccggcccggcccggcccggcagcaCCTCCTGGCGGCCCTGGAGCGCGCCGGCGCGGGgcagagccggggtgggggggtgcagggcgGCCGTGCGGCGGGCACAGGGCGAGGCACGTGGCGGGACGCGGAggaggggcagggccgggctggTGCccgctctcccctgctgccacggGACAGGTGAACCGCGCACATGGGAGCATGGCGGGGGCAACTGGGGCAATTTGCCCCCAAGGgccccctgcctcagctcccggTGCAccgctggcccctgccctgccctgccatgctgctcGCCAGGATCATcggtgttttgttttcttagaaAAGAGGAGCTCGGTGCTGGCACCTGAGGTGACACCAACTGGTTCTCAACGTGGGACTGTGACATTATGGGACCGTCCCTCACCGCGAAGTACACGATACATAGTCGTGTGTGAAACAGATGCTAATTTGAGGCTTATGTGATTGCTGCGTTGCTGTCcaagggtggtggggtggggtgtcctAAAGCAGTCACAGTAAGGTCACATCTTTATCTCTGGGCAGCAAGAGAGACAAGATGGATCAGGCAGGATTATGATCAGCCTCGCCTCGGGCCTAGGCGGAGTAGCTCTGGTTACAGCCTGttgtggggagaggagcagggaagcccctggtggctggggggcaccCTGGTAAGATGGGAGCTCCCATAGACGCGCTGTCAGCAGCAGGTGCGGGGGGCATGGCAAGCacaaccacccgcagatgccgctagcagtgtcagtggcagccAGCGGTGATCGCTGATGTcggtggtgggggtggcaagcggtgaccgctggtggtgccttttcatagggggcgctgccacgctcaggggtgcacgtgcgccccctacgcatcaccagtgCAGGGAAGGTTTAAGGAGGGCTCTGGCAGAGCAGGCCTGTTGTCATAGAAAGACCCCCCCAAGGAAAGAGTTCAAGTTGTGAGTGAATGTAAGCTCTGTGAGTTCTTAAGGGCCAAAGTCAGAAATGAATTTGCAAAAATATAATAAGTAAAATGATATATATTGCTTTCTTTATATTTGCCAAGGAAAACAACATTAGACATAACACATACTGAGGTTGaagttggttgcttattcccagttcctttttcaaagctaatccaCATCcaataaaagcttgttattaatgaattacacatcctaaagagagagaatttcattagctatgcagaTGTACAAAATTAAGCCCTGTACCATTCCAGATTCTGCCACGGAGGTGTGAACgataactggagaaaaatgtacaCTGAATTTTCATGCAGAAGCTGTATGCTATTTTCATGCAGTCCTGCAAGATGGACAATTCTTCAGGAAACTGCAAGACTCCTCTCTTCACTCTGATGGAACTCAAGAATCGATGCTGTTCGCCCCCTTGTGAAAAATGCTAAAAGGATGCTGGATTCTTTCTTCAAAATTGAGGAAGAATTAGACTTGGCAGCAGAAACCCAGGCTGATGTCTCATTGAGTGGATGCAATCCTTTGAGTTCATCCTTCTGATTACAGTGGGGTACAAGATATTGCAGTCCATCAGTATCCGAAGCAAGCTTATCCAAGGATCCAAACTCACCATGGAAGAAGCGGTGCAACATGTCAGAAACCTCCTGGAAGAAATTTAATGGACAATTCCTGGCCAAGTCTTCTCATGGAAGCTACGGTCATTGCTAAGGGTCTATCACCATCGAATTCAAGAGAACACACAGAAGAATCCGAAGGATGAAGCATTTCTACGATGAGCCAGCCAATACAGAACACACAATCTCTTCCCCTAAAAATAAATTCAAAGTTGAAGTGTTCATCACAAGCCATGGATATGCTCCTCTCAGATCTCTGAAGCTTAGCTGAGACCATGGGGAAACTCTTAAGCTTGTTCTCACCCATACTTGACCCACCAGCTgttgcagaggatgaaattgcaAAATTCGTGGAGTCCCTGTCCATCACATACCCATGAGATGTGAACAAGGATAAGTTGCAAGAAGAATGTTGCCCGTTTTACAAAATCAGGAAAGACTTAAATTTGTgcactagggctatgcgaagcttcggtccctgattcgattcagcagaaaTTCagtccaatttggtggctgaatctctgaatccaaatagaatcagaggaccttttaatctctccgaatcaaatcagaaccctccaaatcgatttggagagatttggacatagacacagctttaaatattttttctacatacctctaggtagcaggtggctcatgagtgctgtgatgctggggcacatggagtgtcccacaggagcatgaggggctccccagtgtgcttggcagcagacccggaagtggaccagaagcacttctgggtctgccggggagcatgctggggggccccccgtgCCCACTTGGCtcggtaactggtgcctcctgggtctgggggggtacccagaatccccctgtggctgattgccatGTAGGCCCCCTCACACTCCTATGGGACGCTTCAtgctccccagcattgcagcgttcacaagtcgcactggtacctggaggtacgtagaaaacacttttaaagctgtgtctatgtctgaattgctgattctccaaattgaCATTGAATCTTtatatttggattcagccgaatcaaatcagggacagtgatctgaatcaattaattgaattactgtccccgattcaggctaaatctgaatcaaataaggcCTGCTTTGGACACCCCTATTGTGCACTtctggaggagccatgggcatTGCACTTGAGCTTCTCAACTGGTTTATGGCACAGGTGTAAAATCTGTGTTCTCTCAGATATGCATTTGCTTGAGAATGCTCATTGCCTTGCCAGTCTGTTGCATCCAGGATGACTTGGCATCCATGAAGGCAAGAAAGAAATACTTTACTTAAATTTTCCTCTTTTCATTTTGTTCTTAAGTTCCTAACTTTGTAGCATAAGTTTAATAAGTGTTTCACTTGCAAACTGTTAATGTCATTTTGCTTTAGTAATCTGTCTCCAAGGTAAATTCTCTCTGCCTAGCCCTTCTTGCCACAGGAACAAGTGGGGAAAGCCCGCTTgttgctgcttcccagggcaAGGGAAGGAGCAGCCGCACATGAGACTTCTCACATAATGTGTGCACGCAAAAATTCTTGCACCCCagctttgtacacacacacacggggccttgtagggggcagtggtggtgcccccaacatcacacctgccccagggcccatAAACCCTTTGGGCGGCCCTGCTCAGCTCAGGTGCCCCCTCCCTGTTACCCTTCAGGGACTCTTCTCGCTGGCTGTAGGTAGAGGCAAAGGCTGAGTGTTTCTcagctgggcctggtgctgtGGGGAAGTAGCaagagggaagaagggggggcAGTCTTACTTGGCTGCTGGTTTTCCCTAGTCaccccctgcagccaggagggACTACATGGCCAATCTGAGCACCCTCCCCGCTGGTCCTGGTAGGGCAACTCAGTGCAGAGTGCTACCTGGGCACAGGGGTACGTGCATCTCCACTCCAAAGCAGCAATGCTTGACAAGGTCAGGTGTATGGATCAATCCTTGCTCTACTTCCTCAGAGGACAACAAGTAGCACACCAGGGGCCAGAACaggacagggagtggggcacaggccacCTGAAGACCAGATTTTTTGCATAGTAACCTTTGCAGATGATATGGGTGAATTGCTCAAGGGCTGAAAGTAAATTAGTTCAGATATCAAACACCCATGGTTTCTCTTTATTGAGCCGCCTATTTAACCTCTGCAGGTATTGATCAATACACCTATTAATTTCACCTCGTTTTGATGAACGGTTTGAATTTAGAAGCTGTCAACAAGAAAGCAGTCTTCGTAGGAAAGGAAGATGTAATGCACCAAGCAAAAGTGAGGTTGTGGCAGCCTACTCTCACTCCATTTGGAAAATTTACTAAGTTCTAGAGAATTACTCTAAGAGGTACTTCTATATGTTTTCAAGACAAGCCATAGCCTAAGAAAGAGCCTGTCATAAAGGACAGTCCTTTAGTACTAGAAAAAGACTACTTTGTTTATGAAATGCTTACACATTTCAGACTAGATTATGGATCAAAGGGACCTGGGACAGTGAAGAGTTTGTGGTAGCTATTGTATAAAGGTATCCAAATATTAAGCAAGTATTCCACTTAAGTTTATTTCCTATCAATAAAAGATGTCAAGAAGGAAACTAGAAACAAACTGTTTGGTAATAAGACATGAGTTAACTTAAGATGTAATATaagaaaaatatgttaaaatataaAGCAAGTCTTTCAAAAATAAAAGTGGTATTATATATAAACAATATAAGAATACAATATAAAAAGCAAGGAATACAAAGGACAGGTTTAATGTGAGCATCAGTCCACTGGGAAAAATTCAGATTTTAAGTGATGAATTACACATACCTTTGTGGAAAAGgtaaacagcaaaagaaaatgaagttTGTGTCTATGTTCACTTCCTTAATGCAGGGTAAGTATGGCCTGAAAGGTTAATTTTTCCCCTACACAATCTATGGACCACTGGGGAGGGGGTAAAATTGTGACGGAATCACGGTACAAGTAGTTGTTATCTGGATTTGAGATAAGACAGTCTGAATAAAAATTGCTTCTCAAATAAGTTTGCTGATTCCAAGTAAAACAAATCTTTGCTAATGTTCCTATTCCTTCATTTAAACAGTTTTTCACATATACTATATGTGAAGACCTCAACAATTCCTTAAAGTCAGGAAAACAACTTAAATTTGTAAAGTAAAAAGTAAGCAGAACAGACATTTAAAACCCTTTCTGCAGGGATCACAATGCTGAACCTAAGAAAACTGAACCTAAGAAAGTTTTCTTCCTttgaatttcattaaaaaaaaaaaaattcatacaaAATCATTCATTTATAAAACATGCATTTCACATTCCAGAAATTCTTTTGTTATATCCAGTGTTTTTGATTTAAGCTGGTAACTCCTGTTTATAAAATTTTCCATAAAAATCTAAATCTTTGAGGGTTAATGATGGTTTTACAATCTTCAGTGATTTTATGAAGTGCTCGTGTTTCACTTCGGTTGCTTCAAGTCCATTCTCTTGTAATGCCAACAAGCCAGCCTTGGAGAGAAAAACAACGTGATTTAGATAATATAGAATGTTTTCACCTGGCGGGTGCTCCAAAGTTTAAAAGTAAAAATGGGAACTAAGCTAAGCATTTTACCATAATTTAGGGTCATAAGTCAAAAGACAGTCATTTAACAAAATGCATCAGAACATACTACTGCTAGTTAGTCTTTTCTTTTGTAAGCTCAGTAAATGCTTTTTACTTTAATACATCTAACAGCTTAGACCAGAAAAGATACCTTTGACCACTTATCTCTCTCTGTATTCTACCTGGTATCCCACTACTGTTTATAAGTACCTTAGTCTCTTCTCTTGCCCcaatttataaatattaattataGTAGGAAATGTAGTACACCAAACCCTATTTATCATGATTTCTTTGAAAAGGAAGTGTGGAATTAAGGACAGGTTCTATAACATCTGTGAGACCAGTTTCTTAAAATGTGTGTGTTAGCTGGAGTTATAAAAAACCGTCAATGTGAAAGTTCAGCTTTAGGTTTGTCTGGCATGATTTCACTTTGTTATTAGAACATATGGCTTGCATTCCTCTTTTTAGTGCTacttcaggggtggccaacccatagCATGGGCAGCCTTCATGTGATCTGTGGCAGATGAAGTGGGGGGACAGGCAAGCACAGTAGCAGATAAGGTAGGAAGCAGAAGGCAAGACAGAGtacagggcaggaaacagaaagcagagcaggagattgggcagAGAGCACAGTGTAGGGGacagaaaggaaagcagcaaatCTG includes:
- the C11H15orf48 gene encoding normal mucosa of esophagus-specific gene 1 protein; its protein translation is MGNTGFFHLLRKKKELIPLVGFVAFAAVGAVSACVYALVSKTDVIINKSGNPEPWERVDPTKPRKLLTLHQQWKPIEELEEVKKLMK